The proteins below come from a single Miscanthus floridulus cultivar M001 chromosome 1, ASM1932011v1, whole genome shotgun sequence genomic window:
- the LOC136502070 gene encoding ASC1-like protein 3 codes for MAAVRGGEAVSVALLFSLAFFCARLLLDRLVYKPLAVYLFNTKASKLMNDEARQAKIVKFSESSWKLTYYASVQAWVLMIIKQEPWSLDMMQYFDGWPNQPIASSLMLFYMCQCGFYIYSIGALVAWETRRKDFAVMMSHHVITSTLIGVSYLTGFFRIGTIILALHDASDVFLETAKLCKYTEKELGASLFFGLFAISWLLLRLIYFPFWIIKASSYHSITFLRKLDEFPTALYYFLNTMLLTLLVFHMYWWKLICLMIMRQLNNKGQVTDDVRSDSEDEE; via the exons ATGGCGGCGGTCCGCGGCGGAGAGGCGGTCTCCGTCGCGCTCCTCTTCTCCCTCGCCTTCTTCTGCGCCCGCCTCCTGCTCGACCGCCTCGTCTACAAG CCATTGGCAGTCTACCTTTTCAACACCAAAGCTTCTAAGTTGATGAATGATGAGGCCAGGCAAGCAAAGATTGTCAAGTTCTCAGAGTCCAGTTGGAAACTTACCTACTATGCTTCTGTTCAAGCATGGGTCCTCATGATAATAAAGCAGGAACCATGGTCATTGGATATGATGCAATACTTTGATGGTTGGCCGAATCAACCCATCGC GTCCTCATTGATGCTTTTCTACATGTGCCAGTGTGGATTTTATATCTACAGCATTGGTGCTCTTGTTGCTTGGGAAACCCGCAGAAAAGATTTTGCTGTAATGATGTCTCATCATGTAATAACATCTACTCTAATTGGAGTTTCATATCTGACCGG ATTTTTCCGAATTGGGACCATCATTCTCGCTCTTCATGATGCAAGTGATGTGTTTCTTGAGACTGCCAAATTGTGCAAGTACACAGAAAAAGAACTGGGGGCTAGCTTGTTTTTCGGTCTCTTCGCTATCTCCTGGCTGCTATTGCGTCTAATTTACTTCCCATTTTGGATAATCAAAGCCTCGAG CTATCATTCCATCACATTCTTGaggaagctggatgaattcccgACAGCTTTGTACTACTTCTTGAACACAATGCTTCTCACATTGCTTGTATTCCATATGTACTGGTGGAAACTCATATGTTTGATGATAATGAGACAATTGAATAATAAAGGACAAGTTACAGATGATGTTCGATCTG ATTCCGAGGATGAGGAGTAA